A region of the uncultured Bacteroides sp. genome:
TTAGCTTTTTTATAAATATAAATATTTCTTTGAGTGTGCAAAGATAGAGATTATCTTTTAGATCACAAAGGTTTAAGTCGGATAATTAGTAACTTTAGTATATTATTCATTAATAATTATTTATTTAACGTACATCTTTCAAATTTTAAGTGTACACTTAATTATAATTAGTTCTACACTTTAAAAGATTATAGTGTAGGTCTTTTTGTAAATACGCCTTTTTTCGAAGAGTTAACTATCGCTTTTACATCAATTAAGATACAGGTTCCGATATTTTGTCGTACCTTTGCGCCCAAATTACTTACCTATGCAAAATATTAGAAACATTGCAATTATTGCCCATGTAGACCATGGGAAAACAACATTAGTCGATAAGATGCTTTTAGCCGGACACTTGTTCCGCGACAATCAAACAAGTGGTGAATTAATCTTAGATAATAATGACCTTGAACGTGAACGAGGGATAACAATCCTTTCGAAGAACGTTTCTATTAATTATAAAGGGACAAAAATCAATATTATTGATACTCCGGGTCACTCCGACTTTGGTGGTGAAGTGGAACGTGTCCTTAATATGGCCGATGGTTGCGTGCTTTTAGTTGATGCCTTTGAAGGTCCGATGCCTCAAACACGCTTTGTACTTCAGAAAGCACTTCAAATTGGTTTAAAACCTATTGTTTGTATAAACAAGGTAGACAAACCAAACTGCCGTCCTGAAGAAGTTCACGAAATGGTATTTGATTTGATGTGCAGCCTTGAAGCAACTGAAGATCAGTTAAACTTCCCGGTAATCTACGGATCAGCAAAGAACGGATGGATGAGCGAAGATTGGCAAAAACCGACCGAAGATATCATTCCTTTATTGGATTGCATTGTTGCAAATATCCCTGCTCCTAAAACATCAGAAGGAACTCCTCAGATGCTAATCACATCATTGGACTATTCTTCTTTTACAGGACGTATTGCCGTAGGTCGTGTTCACCGTGGTACATTGAAAGAAAACATGCCTGTTTCTTTGGTTAAAAGAGATGGTTCTGTTGTAAAATCAAAAATCAAGGAAGTTCATGTATTTGAAGGGCTAGGACGTGCTAAAGCAACTGAAGTTAACTCAGGTGATATTTGTGCATTAATAGGTATAGAAGGTTTTGATATCGGTGATTCAATCTGCGATATTGAAAAACCAGAACCATTGACTCCAATTGCAATTGATGAGCCAACTATGAGTATGCTCTTCACTATCAATGACTCTCCTTTCTTTGGAAAAGATGGTAAATTTGTAACTTCACGTCATATCAGCGACCGTCTTATCAAGGAATTGGATAAGAATCTTGCTCTTCGCGTTCAAAATTGTGAGACTTCAGATAAATGGCTGGTATTTGGCCGTGGTGTACTTCACTTGTCTGTACTTATCGAAACAATGCGCCGTGAAGGATATGAACTTCAGGTAGGACAGCCACAGGTTCTTTACAAAGAAATTGATGGAAGAAAATGTGAACCTATTGAAGAACTTACTATCAATGTAACAGAAGAATACTCAAGTAAGATCATTGATATGGTTACCCGTAGAAAAGGGGAAATGGTTGCTATGGAAAATAATGGCGAACGCATCAACATGACATTCGACATGCCTTCACGTGGAATTATCGGTTTACGTACCAACGTACTTACCGCATCTGCAGGAGAAGCTATCATGGCTCACCGTTTCAAGGAATACCAACCATTTAAAGGAGAGATTGAACGACGCACTAACGGTTCTATTGTTGCAATGGAAGCTGGTACAGCATTCGCTTACGCTCTTGACAAACTTCAGGATCGCGGTAGATTCTTTATCTTCCCTCAGGAAGAAGTTTATGCCGGACAGATTGTTGGTGAACACTGCAAAGACAATGATCTTGTAGTTAATGTAACCAAATCAAAGAAACTGACCAATACTCGTGCTTCTGGTACTGATGATAAAGCCAGAATTATTACTCCGGTTGTTTTCTCACTGGAAGAAGCTTTAGAATACATCAAAGAAGATGAATATGTAGAAATAACTCCAAAACATATGCGTATGCGTAAAGTTTTCTTAGACGAAAATGAACGTAAACGTAATTCTAGAGGATAATTGATTAAATAAAAATAAATCAATAATAAAAAAGCCTGAAAGTTCATTCTTTCAGGCTTTTCTATTTGTAAGTATCTTAGCACAATCTATTTCATGCGCAAAGGCTTAATGGAACAACGAAACATACATTATTTCGACATAGAAATAGACATGCATATAAAATAGTGATATTCCATTTGCCAAAATAAATCTTTGGCTTTTATAACAACAAGAAAGAGGGCGATCTCGTATGAGACCGCCCTCTTTGGTTTTATATAAAATAAGGGGTAACTAATTAAAGTTGAGGACCAGCAGCAACTAATGCCTTACCAGCTTCGTTACCTGTGAACTTAGCAAAGTTCTTGATGAAACGAGCAGAAAGATCTTTTGCTTTTTCTTCCCATTGAGCTGCATCAGCATAAGTATCACGAGGATCTAAGATCTTAGGATCTACACCTGGAAGAGCTGTTGGAACTTCGAAAGAGAAGTAAGGGATAGACTTAGTTTCTGCTTTGTCAATAGAACCATCAAGGATAGCATCAATGATACCTCTTGTATCTTTGATAGAGATTCTCTTGCCAGTACCATTCCAACCAGTGTTAACCAAGTATGCCTTAGCACCTGATTTATCCATCTTCTTAACCAATTCCTGAGCATATTTTGTTGGGTGTAAAGAAAGGAATGCTGCACCGAAACAAGAAGAGAATGTTGGAGTTGGTTCAGTAATACCACGTTCTGTTCCAGCTAATTTAGCAGTGAAACCAGAAAGGAAGTAATATTGAGTTTGTTGTGCATTCAAGATAGAAACTGGAGGAAGAACACCGAATGCATCAGCTGACAAGAAGATTACCTTCTTAGCTGCAGGAGCCTTAGAAACTGGCTTAACGATGTTTTCAATGTGATAAATAGGATAAGAAACACGAGTGTTTTCAGTTACTGATTTATCATCAAAGTTGATTTTGCCATTAGCATCAACAGTAACGTTTTCAAGAAGAGCGTCACGTTTGATTGCAGCGTAGATATCAGGTTCGTTTTCTTTGCTCAAGTTAATAACCTTAGCATAGCAACCACCTTCGAAGTTGAATACACCTTCGTCATCCCATCCGTGTTCGTCGTCACCGATCAATTCACGTTTTGGATCTGTAGAAAGAGTAGTTTTACCAGTACCTGACAAACCAAAGAAGATTGCAGTTTCGCCATCTTTATTTGTGTTTGCAGAGCAATGCATAGAAGCCATACCCTGTAATGGAAGTAAGTAGTTCATGTAAGAGAACATACCTTTCTTCATCTCACCACCATACCAAGTACCACCGATCAACTGAATTTTTTCAGTTAAGTTGAATACTACGAAAGTTTTAGAGTTCAAGCCAAGTTCTGCAAAGTTTTCACCAGCGTCAGTCTTAGAACCGTTCATTACAACGAAATCAGGTTCGCCATAGTTAGCCAATTCTTCTTCTGTAGGACGGATAAACATGTTCTTTACGAAATGTGCCTGCCAAGCTACTTCCATGATGAAACGGATTTTCAAACGGCTGCTTTCGTTAGCTCCGCAGAAAGTATCCATAACAAAAAGACGCTTTTGAGAAAGTTCTTTTGTAACAACACCTTTCAATACACTCCAGCTTTCCTGAGAAAGAGGTTTGTTATCATTCTTGTATTCGTCAGAAGTCCACCATACTGTATTTTCAGTAGTTGCATCTTTAACAAAGAATTTGTCTTTAGGAGAACGACCTGTGTAAACACCTGTCATAACGTTTACTGCACCTAGTTCTGTTTCCTGACCTTTTTCAAAGCCTTCCAAACCAGCTTTTGTTTCTTCTGCGAACAATACTTCATAAGATGGGTTGTGTAGGATCTCAGTTGCACCTACAATGCCATACTTGCTTAAATCTAAGTTTGCCATTTCTTTTGAATTAATTTAAATTGGTATAATAATCTATGTTATTTAGTCTATATTTACTTGCTTCAAGTAATCCTTGTAAACCGAGTACAAAAGTAATACTTTATTTGAAAAGAAATACTATATTAAAGAAATTTTTCTTTAATTAGAACGGTTTTATAATTACATAACAAATTAACAGCATTTTTGATATTCATAAAAAATAAATTCGTTATTTTGCACCCCGTAAAGCGACAGAGCTATGATTATAGTATATGCAGATGAAAAGAGTCCCCGACTCGATTATATACTTTCCCGGATATTCAACGATACACTGGGAGGAAAGTTCTATTTTACGACCAACAAAGATAAATTTATCGCTTCACATCTACCCTCAGTCAATTATTCCTTTGAGAACCTGCACAAAGGAGTATGGATAGTACCTCACTCCTTATTATATAATAAAGGTATAGACAAACAGAAAATAGGAAAGATTTCCCGATGGAAGAACTTACCTGTATTCTTTTCCCAGAAACAAGGAGATATACCCTTTGATATATTCTCAGCAGCATTCTATCTTATTACAAGATATGAAGAATATTATTCAAAAGCACTAGACATCCATGGCCGATATGAATATTCGGATAGCATTGTCTGTAGAATGGAGTGTATTGAGGAGCCTATTGTTGATCAATGGGCTTATGCATTAAAAGATGAATTACTAAAACTTTACCCTGAATGTAAGTTTGCTCCCCGATCGTTCAATTTCATTCCAACCATTGATATTGACCATCCCTACCTTTACAGAAACAAAGGCTTTTCATTGAATGCTTTGTGCCTGTTAAAGGATTTGCTAAAAAGAGATTTTTCTATTTTCAAAAACCGACTACTTACCATTCTCCATATTAAAGAAGACGTTTATTTCAATTTTGGATTTCTTCTTCAGCTCTATAAAGAACAAGGCATTAAAGGCTTTTTTTTTGTACATTGGGGACCTTACGGGAGGTTTGACCGCAGATATATCTATCCATCTTGCCGCTATAAGAAAATGCTAAGGCAGATATCCGAAGAGCATCCGGTTTATATTCATCCTTCATATATAACCGCCTTCAACAATTTACAATTTTGCAAAGAAAAGATGGAACTTGAAAAGGTGTTAGGCAGAAAAACAGAAAGTAGCAGACAACATTTTCTTCGTTTCCGTTTTCCGGAGACTTTCAGACAGCTTCAAACAGCAGATATTCATGATGATTACTCCGTGCTTTATTCTAATCAGTATGGGTTCAGAGCCGGCACAAGCATCCCCTTTCCTTTCTATGATGTGGAAAGAGATCAGGAAACCAATCTGATTATACATCCGTCAGCCGTAATGGATATGACTTTACTAAGGGATTTCAGCATGAGTCCGCAACAAGCATTTGAAAAGATAAAAGAGCTTGCTGAAAAAGTAAAAGCTGTAAACGGGGATTTTATAACACTTTTCCACAACTCCTCTTTGGCAGAAACCAAAGAGTGGAAAGGATGGAGAGATATGTATACAGAAATGATTAAACAAATAATATATATAACAAAAAAAAACAATGAAGATTATTAATTTTGGTGAAACAAATTCCATCTTAAATCAGTATGTTTCAGAGATTAGAAACATAGAAGTACAGAATGACAGCATGCGTTTCCGTCGCAACATCGAACGAATTGGTGAAATTATGGCTTATGAGATGAGTAAGGAATTTACTTATTCAACTAAAAACGTCCAAACGCCCCTAGGTATTGCTCCTGTAAATACCCCAGACAATAAAATTGTTATCAGTACAATTCTTCGTGCTGGGCTTCCTTTTCACCAGGGATTCCTTAATTATTTTGATAAAGCAGAGAATGCTTTTGTTTCTGCTTATCGCAAATATAAAGATGCGCTTAAATTTGAAATCAATATTGAATATATTGCTTCCCCAAGAATTGCCGGTAAAACATTAATTATTACTGACCCAATGCTTGCCACAGGAAGTTCTCTGGAGTTAAGCTATGGTGCAATGCTTACTAAAGGCGATCCATCAGAGATACACGTAGCCGCTATTATTGCCAGCAAAAAAGCTATTGAATATATTCAGAATGTATTCCCAGAAGAAAAAACAACGATCTGGTGTGCAGCAATTGACCCTGAAATAGATTCTCATTCTTATATTGTTCCGGGATTAGGTGATGCCGGAGACTTATCCTACGGAGAAAAAGAATAATATCTTAACGAGTTATGCAAACTTATCAAAAGAAGCTGTACTGTTTATAAGACAAACTTTACAAGTTGAATAGACGAATTGCATAACCCAGCAGAGAGATACTTACCTGATATAAAGAATGCAGGCTTAAAAGAAAATTTTTTTAAGCCTGCATTCTTTATATTTAAGAAAATTACTTTATTTCCCAAGTATCACCACTAAGCAGGAATTCTTCCAATTTACGAATAGGTTTCTTTGCTTGAACTTCTTTAATTTGTGCATACAAACATTCCTCGTAACTTGGAGCCTGCACATCACGAATCACACCTAAAGCAATGGGGAAATCAGGACCTTCCATCAACGCAAGTTTCATGTGAAGCGTGTTATCTTCACAATGAGCATCATGTACCAGAATATCTTTTTCAGTAACACCATTTTCACCTAAAGTCACCACTTTCAAACCAAATCCTTCTTGCATAAGACCTTTCTCATTGTTTTCGCCAAACAACATTGGCAGGCCTTGTTTCAGGTAAATGGCATTCTTTGCACGTCCTTCTTTTGTTGCAACTGCACTATAACAGCCGTCATTAAAGATCACACAGTTTTGCAAAACTTCTACAACAGAAGCTCCTTTATGACGAGCAGAAGCTGTTAATACTTCCACTGAGCTCGAAGAATCTACATCCACACATCTTCCAAAGAATCGGCCTCTTGCACCAAATGCAAGCTCCGCAGGACGGAAAGGATCTTCCACTGTCCCATAAGGAGAAGATTTAGAAACAAAACCTCTTGGAGAGGTTGGTGAATATTGCCCTTTAGTCAATCCATAGATACGATTATTTAAAAGAACAATATTAATATTCACATTTCTGCGAAGAGCATGAATAAAATGATTTCCACCAATAGCTAGCCCATCACCATCACCAGAGATTTGCCAAACAGTTAATTCTGGATTGGCAACTTTCACCCCGGTAGCAATAGCAGCCGCACGTCCGTGAATAGTATGAAAACCATAAGTATTCATATAGTAAGGTAAGCGTGAGGAACATCCAATACCCGAAATCACTGCTGTCATGTTAGGAGCAATTCCCAGACCAGCCATTGTTTTGTGCAAAGAATTCAGTAACGCATGGTCACCACATCCCGGACACCAACGAACATACTGATCACTCTTAAAATCTTTTGCCGCATATAATAGTTCGCTCATCTTACTTTTCCTCCATCAATTTAGTAAATTCTTCTACAAGTCTATCCACATTGAAAGGCTGTCCTTTCACTCTATTGAACTGACAGATATCTAGTCCTGGAATCTTCATACGAAGAAGTCCGGCAAACTGTCCAAGGTTTTGTTCTACAACAACAATCTTTTTGAAAGCCCTCAACACCTCTTCAGTATTCTTAGGCAACGGACTGATGTATTGAAAATGAGCAAAAGCTACCTTTTTCCCCTCTTGTTGGCATTTCTCCACAGCAGAATAGAGATGTCCGTAGGTTCCGCCCCATCCTACAACCAGCAGATCGGCATTTTTATCTCCCAGAACTTCAAGCTCAGGAATACAATTGGCAATATAATCAATCTTTTCCTGACGGGTCAATGTCATTCTCTGGTGATTATCTGCATCGGTAGAAATAGCACTTGTTGCAAAATCTTTTTCCAGCCCTCCAACTCTGTGCATAAAGCCTTCCATACCAGGAACTGCCCAATAACGAACCTGAGATTCTATATTGCGCATGTATGGCTTCCATACTTCCTGCATCTCTTTGGTTACATAGTTAGGTTTAATTTCAGGGTAATCTTTCAGGGAAGGAATCTTCCATGCTGCAGATCCGTTGGCAATATATGCATCTGTAAGAAGAATGACCGGAGTCATATGTTCCAATGCTATTTTAGCTGCCATATAAGCAGAATCAAAACAATTTGTAGGAGAAGTTGCAGCTATTACAACCAGTGGACTTTCACCGTTACGTCCATAAACAGCCTGCAATAAGTCGGTCTGTTCGCTCTTGGTTGGCAAACCTGTTGAAGGGCCACCGCGCTGAACATTCACAATTACCAATGGTAGTTCAGCAATAACAGCGAGATTAATAGCTTCACTTTTAAGGCAGATACCTGGCCCAGAAGTCGTAGTTACTGCCAGATTTCCAGCAAAAGAAGCACCGATAGCGCTACATGCACCAGAAATTTCATCTTCACACTGTACTGTAACTACTCCCAGCTCTTTCCATTTAGCAAGATTATGAAGGATATCAGTAGCCGGAGTAATGGGATATGAACCTAAGAACAACTGTAAGCCAGCTTTTTCAGCAGCGGCAACAAGCCCGTAAGAAGTGGCAAGGTTACCATTCACATCAGTGTAAAAACCTTTTTCTTTCTCACCTTTAGATTCAACAATATAGGTAGATACTGAGGCGTGGATATTGTGACCATAGTTATAGCCATCTGTCAAAACCTTGATATTTGCTTCCGCAATAGAAGGTTTCTTTGCAAATTTCTCATTAAGCATATGCATGGCATGGTCCAGAGGACGATTAAATAGCCAGCAAACCAATCCCAATGCGAACATATTTTTGCATCGAATAGCAGCCTTATTATCCAATCCGCTATCTTTCAGACTTTCTTTACACATAGAAGAGATAGGTGCATCAATAATCTGATTTTGAATACCCAACTCTGTAAAAGGCTCATCTGTTACATAGAGCGCTTTTTCTAAATCTTTTTTGGTAAAGGAATCTGTATCAATAATAATAATGGATTGTGGAGTGATAAATTTTACATTTGTTTTTAGTGCTGCGGGATTCATTGCCACAAGAACATCACACTTGTCACCAGAAGTAAAAACTTTCTTAGCGCCAATATGTACCTGAAAACCGGAAACTCCACTAATTGTTCCCTGCGGGGCACGGATCTCTGCCGGATAATCAGGAAATGTAGAAATATCATTCCCTAATACGGCGGATAAATTAGAGAAAATGTTCCCGGCCAATTGCATTCCATCACCGGAATCACCAGAGAAACGAACAACGACCCTCTCTAATTCTTTAACTACCATTTCGTCTGCCATAACTTTTCTTTATAATTAAGATTTAATGTCGCACAAAACGCATAAACAGAAGTTTCGTTTCAATATCATATGTATTGATTTACTCCTATTTATGCGTTCGCAAAGGTCGGAAAGTTATGCGACTTAGCAAAATCTTTTAGTGATTATCTAAGTGATGACAATAAACAATCTGTCTTTCAAATATTCCCTATCTCATTAACTTTCACAGGTAAGATATAAATTATTCTTCATTCATTGGCATCGACATATTTTCATCGCCTTGCTTATTTTGCTTATAATTCTTAGCACGCATATTTCCAAAATTATAAGTCAAGGTGAAACCAACTTGTCTTCCATTCCTCCAACTCTTAGAATCCTGTATAAATCCTGTTCCATAAGTAAAGGTGTGCTGAATGCGAGAATTAAGGATATCACGAGCATTTATGCTCAGACTAAACTTTTTATTCATAAATGACTTTCTCAAGCCGGCATCTAAAGAATAATTTGCATTTTGTGTACCCTGGGCTATCACTTGTTTAGCATTGTAATTCCCTGTTAACTGCAAAGAAATTGCTTTTGGAAGAATAACATTAGCAATCATTCGGGCATTCCAGGTGAAATCCTCATTAGGTTTACCAATTACCGGAGTTGTACTTCCTTCAGGCAAATAGCTAAATCCATCAAGTTTATAATAGAATAAATTAACTGTTGTAGTAAGATCTAGTATTTTAAACAGTTTATTCTTACCCACCAATTCAACTCCTGCCGACTGAGATTTAGCTACATTATCATAGGTACTCATCATTACACCCCCATCCAGATAACGAATACTCTGAATCAC
Encoded here:
- a CDS encoding 2-oxoacid:acceptor oxidoreductase subunit alpha, giving the protein MADEMVVKELERVVVRFSGDSGDGMQLAGNIFSNLSAVLGNDISTFPDYPAEIRAPQGTISGVSGFQVHIGAKKVFTSGDKCDVLVAMNPAALKTNVKFITPQSIIIIDTDSFTKKDLEKALYVTDEPFTELGIQNQIIDAPISSMCKESLKDSGLDNKAAIRCKNMFALGLVCWLFNRPLDHAMHMLNEKFAKKPSIAEANIKVLTDGYNYGHNIHASVSTYIVESKGEKEKGFYTDVNGNLATSYGLVAAAEKAGLQLFLGSYPITPATDILHNLAKWKELGVVTVQCEDEISGACSAIGASFAGNLAVTTTSGPGICLKSEAINLAVIAELPLVIVNVQRGGPSTGLPTKSEQTDLLQAVYGRNGESPLVVIAATSPTNCFDSAYMAAKIALEHMTPVILLTDAYIANGSAAWKIPSLKDYPEIKPNYVTKEMQEVWKPYMRNIESQVRYWAVPGMEGFMHRVGGLEKDFATSAISTDADNHQRMTLTRQEKIDYIANCIPELEVLGDKNADLLVVGWGGTYGHLYSAVEKCQQEGKKVAFAHFQYISPLPKNTEEVLRAFKKIVVVEQNLGQFAGLLRMKIPGLDICQFNRVKGQPFNVDRLVEEFTKLMEEK
- the upp gene encoding uracil phosphoribosyltransferase — its product is MKIINFGETNSILNQYVSEIRNIEVQNDSMRFRRNIERIGEIMAYEMSKEFTYSTKNVQTPLGIAPVNTPDNKIVISTILRAGLPFHQGFLNYFDKAENAFVSAYRKYKDALKFEINIEYIASPRIAGKTLIITDPMLATGSSLELSYGAMLTKGDPSEIHVAAIIASKKAIEYIQNVFPEEKTTIWCAAIDPEIDSHSYIVPGLGDAGDLSYGEKE
- a CDS encoding 2-oxoacid:ferredoxin oxidoreductase subunit beta, whose translation is MSELLYAAKDFKSDQYVRWCPGCGDHALLNSLHKTMAGLGIAPNMTAVISGIGCSSRLPYYMNTYGFHTIHGRAAAIATGVKVANPELTVWQISGDGDGLAIGGNHFIHALRRNVNINIVLLNNRIYGLTKGQYSPTSPRGFVSKSSPYGTVEDPFRPAELAFGARGRFFGRCVDVDSSSSVEVLTASARHKGASVVEVLQNCVIFNDGCYSAVATKEGRAKNAIYLKQGLPMLFGENNEKGLMQEGFGLKVVTLGENGVTEKDILVHDAHCEDNTLHMKLALMEGPDFPIALGVIRDVQAPSYEECLYAQIKEVQAKKPIRKLEEFLLSGDTWEIK
- the typA gene encoding translational GTPase TypA, translating into MQNIRNIAIIAHVDHGKTTLVDKMLLAGHLFRDNQTSGELILDNNDLERERGITILSKNVSINYKGTKINIIDTPGHSDFGGEVERVLNMADGCVLLVDAFEGPMPQTRFVLQKALQIGLKPIVCINKVDKPNCRPEEVHEMVFDLMCSLEATEDQLNFPVIYGSAKNGWMSEDWQKPTEDIIPLLDCIVANIPAPKTSEGTPQMLITSLDYSSFTGRIAVGRVHRGTLKENMPVSLVKRDGSVVKSKIKEVHVFEGLGRAKATEVNSGDICALIGIEGFDIGDSICDIEKPEPLTPIAIDEPTMSMLFTINDSPFFGKDGKFVTSRHISDRLIKELDKNLALRVQNCETSDKWLVFGRGVLHLSVLIETMRREGYELQVGQPQVLYKEIDGRKCEPIEELTINVTEEYSSKIIDMVTRRKGEMVAMENNGERINMTFDMPSRGIIGLRTNVLTASAGEAIMAHRFKEYQPFKGEIERRTNGSIVAMEAGTAFAYALDKLQDRGRFFIFPQEEVYAGQIVGEHCKDNDLVVNVTKSKKLTNTRASGTDDKARIITPVVFSLEEALEYIKEDEYVEITPKHMRMRKVFLDENERKRNSRG
- a CDS encoding polysaccharide deacetylase family protein, which produces MIIVYADEKSPRLDYILSRIFNDTLGGKFYFTTNKDKFIASHLPSVNYSFENLHKGVWIVPHSLLYNKGIDKQKIGKISRWKNLPVFFSQKQGDIPFDIFSAAFYLITRYEEYYSKALDIHGRYEYSDSIVCRMECIEEPIVDQWAYALKDELLKLYPECKFAPRSFNFIPTIDIDHPYLYRNKGFSLNALCLLKDLLKRDFSIFKNRLLTILHIKEDVYFNFGFLLQLYKEQGIKGFFFVHWGPYGRFDRRYIYPSCRYKKMLRQISEEHPVYIHPSYITAFNNLQFCKEKMELEKVLGRKTESSRQHFLRFRFPETFRQLQTADIHDDYSVLYSNQYGFRAGTSIPFPFYDVERDQETNLIIHPSAVMDMTLLRDFSMSPQQAFEKIKELAEKVKAVNGDFITLFHNSSLAETKEWKGWRDMYTEMIKQIIYITKKNNEDY
- the pckA gene encoding phosphoenolpyruvate carboxykinase (ATP), with product MANLDLSKYGIVGATEILHNPSYEVLFAEETKAGLEGFEKGQETELGAVNVMTGVYTGRSPKDKFFVKDATTENTVWWTSDEYKNDNKPLSQESWSVLKGVVTKELSQKRLFVMDTFCGANESSRLKIRFIMEVAWQAHFVKNMFIRPTEEELANYGEPDFVVMNGSKTDAGENFAELGLNSKTFVVFNLTEKIQLIGGTWYGGEMKKGMFSYMNYLLPLQGMASMHCSANTNKDGETAIFFGLSGTGKTTLSTDPKRELIGDDEHGWDDEGVFNFEGGCYAKVINLSKENEPDIYAAIKRDALLENVTVDANGKINFDDKSVTENTRVSYPIYHIENIVKPVSKAPAAKKVIFLSADAFGVLPPVSILNAQQTQYYFLSGFTAKLAGTERGITEPTPTFSSCFGAAFLSLHPTKYAQELVKKMDKSGAKAYLVNTGWNGTGKRISIKDTRGIIDAILDGSIDKAETKSIPYFSFEVPTALPGVDPKILDPRDTYADAAQWEEKAKDLSARFIKNFAKFTGNEAGKALVAAGPQL